One region of Anaerolineae bacterium genomic DNA includes:
- a CDS encoding response regulator, with product MSRPEALVIEDDPVQAQIFTQALEEAGYATTHIADGDGALAYLQQHTPHLVVLDLHLPGTAGDAILHAIRQEPRLAATRVMLATADPRMAETLQAESDLVLLKPVSYHQLRDLALRMLPEG from the coding sequence ATGAGTCGCCCAGAAGCCCTCGTGATCGAAGACGACCCCGTCCAGGCCCAGATTTTCACCCAGGCCCTGGAAGAAGCCGGCTACGCCACCACCCACATCGCCGACGGCGACGGGGCCCTGGCTTACCTGCAACAGCACACACCCCACCTGGTGGTGCTGGATTTGCACCTCCCCGGCACGGCAGGCGACGCCATCCTGCACGCCATCCGGCAGGAACCGCGCCTGGCGGCCACCCGCGTCATGCTGGCCACCGCCGACCCGCGCATGGCCGAGACACTGCAGGCCGAGAGCGATCTGGTGCTCCTCAAGCCGGTGAGTTATCACCAGTTGCGCGACCTGGCCCTTCGGATGCTCCCCGAGGGGTAG
- a CDS encoding PAS domain S-box protein, with product MPLLADHLPPTVRAFWEQRVRPLWEHLVAPHPDLKDFGDQLRARVLAVLSLTLLGLYFFPEALRLLTTPIAKLSQFYILLTSVSVLTAYALSRTRRPLLGAWVLLLALMAGPSVGLLATPEVTVSVLYHNISWGILALIISALLLPIGQFVLLTVLGMAGIMITAHLHGVPDDWLIHPLITFGIVALILLSLLGTRQRFVTRIAESEQRFRDLFNSTLEALVIHDGQRILAVNPAFEEMFHCQAEEAIGQAPLAFVAPEEREKANHAFQAPQDTPREPRTLIRATALRPDGSTFIAEAISARVTHKGRPVFALSIRDVTEQVRTAEALQRERNFLQHILESIHDPFYVIDVQTFQILVANSAAREKGNPSATTCYAFSHRRDTPCSGLEHPCPLQQVVQTGEPFTVEHIHYRDDGTPHFMEVHGYPIRDEQGRVVQMVEYAVDITARKQAEAEIHKLQQAIEQSANAILITDREGHIEYINPAFTRMTGYTPEEILGENPRILKSGYHSAEFYARMWDTLLRGETWRGEILNKRKDGSLYWERETITPVRDDQGRIIHFIAIKEDITAQKAAEEQIRKLQQAVEQSANAIMITNRQGIIEYVNPAFTRLTGYAPEEVIGHNPRLLKSGKQPPSFYEQLWHTILRGKTWRGEILNKRKDGSLYWEHMTITPVLDAKGEITHFVAIKEDITQRKEMEEALRQARDQALEANRLKTSLLANVSHDMRTPLGGILGFAEMLQSEALGPLNDDQRRALQHILSSTQTLMDFTNDLLDQAELESGRLRLNIQPFAPQDLLKVLPSYVGLAQAKGVSLHTEVDPAIPSPIYGDLYWIRRILANLLSNAVKFTKEGHIWIRLFAQEGDRWAIQVEDSGPGIPPEKQKLIFEPFRQGEEGPTRRHKGSGLGLSIVKQLVELMHGEIHLESTPGKGSTFTVILPCQAHAPQEERP from the coding sequence ATGCCTCTCCTCGCAGACCACCTCCCCCCCACCGTGCGCGCCTTTTGGGAGCAGCGGGTGCGCCCTCTCTGGGAACACCTCGTGGCGCCCCATCCCGACCTGAAGGACTTCGGCGATCAACTCCGCGCCCGCGTGCTGGCCGTGCTGAGCCTGACCCTGCTGGGCCTGTACTTCTTTCCCGAGGCGCTGCGCCTGCTCACCACGCCCATCGCCAAGTTGTCCCAGTTCTACATCCTGCTGACCAGCGTCAGCGTGCTGACCGCCTACGCCCTTAGCCGCACCCGCCGTCCCCTATTGGGCGCCTGGGTGTTGCTGCTCGCCCTGATGGCCGGGCCGTCGGTGGGCCTGCTCGCCACGCCCGAAGTCACCGTCTCCGTCCTCTACCACAACATCAGTTGGGGCATCCTGGCGCTGATCATCAGCGCCCTGCTCTTGCCCATCGGCCAGTTCGTCCTCCTCACCGTGCTGGGGATGGCGGGCATCATGATCACGGCCCATCTTCACGGCGTCCCCGATGACTGGCTCATCCATCCCCTCATCACCTTCGGCATAGTGGCCCTCATCTTGCTCAGTCTGCTGGGCACCCGCCAACGCTTCGTGACGCGCATCGCCGAGAGCGAGCAGCGCTTCCGCGACCTGTTCAACAGCACCTTAGAAGCCCTGGTCATCCACGACGGCCAGCGCATCCTGGCCGTCAACCCGGCCTTCGAAGAGATGTTCCATTGCCAGGCCGAGGAAGCGATAGGCCAAGCGCCCCTGGCTTTCGTCGCCCCTGAGGAGCGGGAGAAAGCTAACCATGCGTTCCAGGCCCCGCAAGACACACCCCGCGAACCCCGCACCCTCATCCGCGCTACCGCCCTACGCCCCGACGGCTCCACCTTCATCGCCGAGGCCATCAGCGCCCGGGTGACCCACAAAGGCCGCCCAGTCTTCGCCTTGAGCATCCGCGATGTGACCGAACAAGTGCGGACCGCGGAAGCGCTGCAGCGGGAGCGCAACTTCCTCCAACACATCCTGGAAAGCATCCACGACCCCTTCTATGTCATTGACGTGCAGACCTTCCAGATTCTGGTAGCCAACAGCGCCGCGCGGGAGAAAGGCAATCCATCTGCCACTACCTGCTACGCCTTCTCCCACCGCCGGGATACCCCTTGCAGCGGCCTGGAGCATCCCTGCCCTCTCCAACAGGTAGTACAAACCGGCGAACCTTTCACCGTGGAACACATCCACTACCGAGACGACGGCACGCCGCACTTCATGGAGGTGCACGGCTACCCTATCCGCGACGAACAGGGCCGCGTGGTGCAGATGGTGGAGTACGCGGTGGACATCACGGCCCGCAAACAGGCCGAGGCCGAGATCCACAAACTGCAGCAGGCCATCGAGCAAAGCGCCAACGCCATCCTCATCACCGACCGCGAAGGGCACATCGAATACATCAACCCGGCCTTCACTCGCATGACCGGCTACACCCCCGAAGAGATCCTCGGCGAAAACCCCCGCATCCTCAAATCCGGCTACCATTCCGCCGAGTTCTACGCCCGCATGTGGGACACGCTGCTGCGCGGCGAAACCTGGCGCGGCGAAATCCTCAACAAACGCAAGGACGGCAGCCTGTACTGGGAGCGGGAAACCATCACCCCGGTGCGGGACGACCAAGGCCGCATCATCCACTTCATCGCCATCAAAGAAGACATCACCGCCCAAAAGGCGGCCGAGGAGCAAATTCGCAAATTGCAACAGGCCGTAGAGCAAAGCGCCAACGCCATCATGATCACCAACAGACAGGGCATCATCGAATATGTCAACCCGGCCTTCACCCGCCTGACAGGCTACGCTCCGGAGGAGGTAATTGGCCACAACCCGCGCCTGCTCAAGTCCGGCAAACAACCCCCGAGTTTCTACGAACAACTCTGGCACACCATCCTGCGCGGCAAAACTTGGCGCGGCGAAATCCTCAACAAACGCAAGGACGGCAGCCTGTACTGGGAGCACATGACCATCACCCCAGTGCTGGACGCCAAAGGCGAAATCACCCACTTTGTGGCCATCAAGGAAGACATCACCCAGCGCAAGGAGATGGAGGAGGCCCTGCGCCAGGCCCGCGACCAGGCCCTGGAGGCCAACCGCCTGAAGACCAGCCTGCTGGCCAATGTGAGCCACGACATGCGCACGCCCCTGGGCGGCATTCTGGGCTTCGCGGAGATGCTGCAAAGCGAGGCCCTGGGGCCGCTCAACGACGACCAGCGGCGGGCCCTGCAGCACATCCTGAGCAGCACCCAAACTCTGATGGATTTCACCAACGACCTGCTCGACCAGGCCGAACTGGAAAGCGGCCGCCTGCGCCTCAACATCCAGCCCTTCGCCCCGCAGGACCTGCTCAAAGTGCTGCCCTCCTATGTGGGGCTGGCCCAGGCCAAAGGGGTAAGCCTGCACACCGAGGTGGACCCCGCCATTCCCTCCCCCATCTACGGCGACCTGTACTGGATTCGCCGCATCCTGGCCAACCTGCTGAGCAACGCGGTCAAGTTCACCAAAGAAGGCCACATCTGGATCCGCCTGTTCGCCCAGGAAGGCGACCGCTGGGCCATCCAAGTGGAGGATAGCGGGCCGGGCATCCCGCCTGAAAAGCAAAAACTCATCTTTGAGCCCTTCCGTCAGGGAGAGGAAGGGCCCACACGGCGGCACAAAGGCTCCGGACTGGGCTTGTCCATCGTCAAACAACTGGTAGAATTGATGCACGGCGAAATCCATCTGGAAAGCACCCCTGGGAAAGGGAGCACCTTCACCGTCATCCTGCCCTGCCAGGCCCATGCCCCTCAGGAGGAACGCCCATGA
- the ftsY gene encoding signal recognition particle-docking protein FtsY produces MFSKWKSGLERTRKSAFGRLAQLLGASEITEETWDNLEALLIQADLGVQTTLDILDALREQVQQEGITRGEDLRRALKAQLLQRLQPPLPLQFAEKPTVIMIVGVNGSGKTTTIAKLAHRYQAQGLKVILGAADTFRAAAIDQLKVWGERLGVPVIAGQPGGDPGAVAYDTVQAAVARGMDLAFIDTAGRLHTRYNLMEELKKVRRAAAKALFGAPHRVWLVMDATTGQNALQQAKAFQQAVSVNGIILAKLDSSAKGGMAFAIQKELGLPILFAGLGERPEDLEPFNPEAFVQGILTP; encoded by the coding sequence ATGTTCTCCAAATGGAAATCCGGACTGGAGCGCACCCGCAAGAGCGCCTTTGGCCGCCTGGCGCAACTTCTGGGCGCTTCGGAGATCACCGAGGAGACCTGGGACAACCTCGAAGCCCTGCTCATTCAGGCAGACCTGGGCGTCCAGACCACGCTGGACATCCTGGACGCCCTGCGCGAGCAGGTCCAACAGGAAGGGATCACCCGGGGCGAGGATCTGCGCCGCGCCCTCAAAGCCCAGTTGCTCCAACGCCTGCAGCCCCCTCTCCCGCTGCAGTTTGCCGAAAAGCCCACCGTGATTATGATCGTGGGAGTGAACGGCTCCGGCAAGACCACCACCATTGCCAAACTGGCCCATCGCTACCAGGCCCAGGGGCTGAAGGTCATCCTGGGCGCAGCGGACACCTTCCGCGCGGCCGCCATCGATCAACTGAAGGTCTGGGGCGAACGCCTGGGGGTGCCGGTCATCGCCGGACAACCCGGAGGCGACCCCGGTGCCGTGGCTTATGACACCGTCCAGGCCGCCGTGGCGCGGGGGATGGACCTGGCCTTCATCGACACGGCCGGCCGTTTGCACACCCGCTACAACCTGATGGAAGAGTTGAAAAAGGTGCGCCGGGCGGCCGCCAAGGCCCTTTTCGGCGCCCCTCATCGCGTTTGGCTGGTTATGGACGCCACCACCGGCCAGAACGCCCTCCAGCAGGCTAAAGCCTTCCAGCAGGCGGTCAGCGTCAACGGCATCATCCTGGCTAAACTGGATTCCTCGGCCAAGGGAGGTATGGCCTTTGCCATTCAGAAAGAGCTGGGGCTCCCCATCCTCTTTGCCGGGCTGGGTGAACGCCCCGAAGACCTAGAACCTTTCAACCCCGAAGCCTTCGTCCAAGGGATTCTGACCCCATAG
- the infA gene encoding translation initiation factor IF-1 — MAKSQDKIEVEGTVIEALPDTQFKVRLDNGHEILAYLSGKMRKYYIRILLGDRVRVEMSPYDLTRGRIVYRYKKGQRSAPPSEA, encoded by the coding sequence ATGGCGAAGAGCCAGGATAAAATCGAAGTCGAAGGTACCGTCATTGAAGCGCTGCCCGATACCCAGTTCAAAGTGCGCCTGGACAACGGCCATGAAATTTTGGCCTATCTTTCCGGCAAGATGCGCAAGTACTACATCCGCATCTTGTTGGGAGACCGGGTGCGGGTCGAAATGTCCCCTTATGACCTCACCCGGGGGCGCATCGTCTATCGCTACAAGAAAGGGCAACGCAGCGCCCCCCCTTCCGAGGCTTAG
- the rpsU gene encoding 30S ribosomal protein S21 yields MPTTVVLRPGESQEQLLKRFRKQVAKSGILSAVRRKRWYVSKSELRRIQKKKAIRRLRRRLRKMRRND; encoded by the coding sequence TTGCCAACGACCGTGGTGTTGCGGCCAGGCGAGTCGCAGGAGCAATTGCTCAAGCGCTTCCGCAAGCAGGTGGCCAAAAGCGGCATTCTGAGCGCGGTGCGCCGCAAGCGCTGGTATGTCTCCAAGAGCGAGTTGCGCCGCATTCAGAAGAAGAAGGCCATCCGTCGGTTGCGCCGGCGCCTGCGCAAGATGCGCAGAAACGATTAA
- a CDS encoding repressor LexA codes for MMMARPKRRFPDDKDRRVWAYIVRYYQENGIVPSVRQIQDEVGLSSTSVVKARLERLAEHGCIEYLPPPEKGPSRMARNYRPLPSCSLEPTLTPRGMRMVPLYGPIAAGLPIPRPDGSVPLEEIPVPVDFLPRAYDDLFALQVRGDSMIDAMVNDGDIVILRPATEAHRNEMVAVWLRDREETTLKYYDPVFDAQGHLQAIRLRPAHPHMEPIVIDDPAQVEIKGKVVMVIRRLDRRPLVPPSGKEVPPKAV; via the coding sequence ATGATGATGGCCCGACCGAAACGCCGCTTTCCCGACGACAAAGATCGCCGGGTGTGGGCATATATCGTACGTTACTATCAGGAAAACGGCATCGTCCCTTCGGTACGGCAGATTCAGGATGAGGTGGGGCTTTCTTCCACCTCGGTGGTCAAGGCCCGCCTGGAGCGCCTGGCCGAGCACGGGTGCATCGAATATCTCCCGCCACCGGAGAAAGGGCCCAGCCGCATGGCGCGCAACTACCGCCCGCTGCCCTCCTGCTCCCTGGAGCCCACCCTGACCCCCAGGGGGATGAGGATGGTGCCTCTCTACGGCCCCATCGCCGCCGGTTTGCCCATCCCCCGGCCCGATGGCAGCGTGCCCCTGGAAGAAATCCCCGTGCCTGTGGATTTCTTGCCCCGTGCCTATGACGATTTGTTTGCCCTCCAGGTGCGTGGGGATTCCATGATCGACGCCATGGTCAACGATGGGGACATCGTGATCCTGCGCCCGGCCACCGAAGCCCATCGCAACGAGATGGTGGCCGTTTGGTTGCGCGACCGGGAGGAGACCACGCTGAAATACTACGACCCGGTGTTCGATGCGCAGGGCCATCTGCAGGCCATTCGGCTGCGCCCGGCGCATCCTCACATGGAACCCATCGTCATCGACGACCCCGCTCAGGTGGAGATTAAAGGCAAGGTGGTGATGGTCATCCGGCGGCTGGACCGGCGGCCTCTGGTGCCCCCTTCGGGCAAAGAGGTGCCGCCCAAAGCCGTCTGA
- a CDS encoding indolepyruvate oxidoreductase subunit beta has product MNTPEKVNFLIAGVGGQGTLLASDIIALVGLHLGLEAKKSEVHGMAQRGGAVVSHVRWGQRVYSPLCEKGTVDYFVAQEMLESLRWRDYLRPGGTVVLNLEKIPPLGTVMGNEVYPEEARIRNALTERAGRVFAVDAAGEAERLGNLRVANIILLGALAQAMAMDAAPWLAVVEARVPAKYRDLNRRAFLLGYQGQWEVLTAK; this is encoded by the coding sequence ATGAACACCCCCGAAAAAGTGAACTTCCTCATCGCCGGTGTGGGCGGGCAAGGCACCCTGCTCGCCAGCGACATCATCGCCCTGGTGGGCCTTCATCTGGGTCTGGAGGCGAAAAAGTCCGAAGTACACGGCATGGCGCAGCGCGGCGGAGCCGTGGTCAGTCATGTTCGCTGGGGCCAACGGGTGTACTCACCATTATGCGAGAAGGGAACGGTGGATTACTTCGTGGCCCAGGAGATGCTCGAATCCCTGCGCTGGCGCGATTATCTGCGCCCCGGAGGGACGGTGGTGCTCAATCTGGAGAAAATCCCGCCCCTGGGCACAGTGATGGGCAACGAAGTGTACCCCGAAGAGGCGCGCATCCGCAACGCCCTGACCGAGCGAGCCGGGCGGGTGTTCGCCGTGGACGCGGCCGGCGAAGCCGAGCGCCTGGGCAACCTGCGAGTGGCCAACATCATCCTCCTGGGGGCGCTGGCCCAGGCGATGGCGATGGACGCCGCCCCCTGGCTGGCCGTGGTCGAGGCCCGTGTGCCCGCCAAGTACCGCGACCTGAATCGCCGGGCGTTCCTGTTGGGCTACCAGGGGCAGTGGGAAGTGCTCACAGCGAAGTGA
- the iorA gene encoding indolepyruvate ferredoxin oxidoreductase subunit alpha, with product MQEPNLMLLSGNEAVARGAWEAGVEVAAAYPGTPSTEILQTLALYPEVYAEWSANEKVAADVAVGAAYAGKRALAAMKHVGLNVASETLFYASYTGVNGGLVFITADDPGMHSSQNEQDNRHYARFAKVPMLEPSDAQEALDFTKLAFELSETYDTPVLVRMTTRTAHAKSPVRVGERVVPEPRPYHKDPLKRVMIPGHARQRHPVVEERLQRLRAWAEEAAINRIEWGDRALGIIAAGVAYTYAREVFPEASFLKLGMVWPLPVDLIRRFAAGGEQLIVVEELDPFIEEWVRLLGLPVRGKDIFPLVGELSPEGVRAAALEAGLISENGHSPLGSGGEPIPGRPPVMCAGCGHRDVFWVLHRLKVTVNSDIGCYSLGVQPPLSATDTIGAMGASIGVAQGMLRAGLKGRNVAVIGDSTFFHTGLPALASAVYNQTPVKVIVLDNRTTGMTGHQGNPSSGKTLQGRPGRHIDIAAVARAMGVEFVATVPATELKRLEKTIKEALAYQEGPAVVVVDSPCVFERTYNREPYKVIEEACNGCTMCFRIGCPAIYKSEKRDPKYQRPLAEIDPALCVGCGLCYDVCPRQAIEPGPLKQVELSLS from the coding sequence ATGCAGGAACCGAACCTGATGTTGCTTAGCGGCAACGAAGCCGTCGCCCGCGGCGCCTGGGAAGCCGGCGTGGAAGTGGCCGCCGCTTATCCCGGCACGCCCAGCACCGAAATCCTCCAAACGCTGGCCCTGTACCCCGAGGTGTATGCCGAATGGTCGGCCAACGAGAAAGTGGCCGCCGATGTGGCCGTCGGCGCGGCCTACGCCGGCAAGCGGGCGCTGGCCGCCATGAAACATGTGGGCCTCAATGTGGCCTCGGAGACGCTGTTCTACGCTTCCTACACCGGCGTCAACGGCGGTCTGGTGTTCATCACCGCCGACGACCCCGGAATGCACTCCTCCCAGAACGAGCAGGACAACCGGCACTACGCCCGCTTTGCCAAGGTGCCCATGCTGGAGCCCAGCGACGCCCAGGAAGCGCTGGACTTCACCAAACTAGCCTTTGAGTTGAGCGAGACCTACGACACGCCGGTGCTGGTGCGCATGACCACCCGCACCGCCCACGCCAAAAGCCCGGTACGGGTGGGCGAGCGCGTGGTCCCCGAACCCAGGCCCTACCACAAAGACCCGCTGAAAAGGGTGATGATCCCCGGGCATGCGCGTCAGCGGCATCCCGTGGTGGAAGAAAGGCTGCAACGCCTGCGGGCCTGGGCCGAGGAGGCCGCCATCAACCGCATCGAGTGGGGCGACCGCGCTCTGGGCATCATCGCCGCCGGGGTGGCCTACACCTACGCCCGCGAGGTCTTTCCCGAAGCCTCCTTCCTCAAACTGGGCATGGTGTGGCCTTTGCCGGTGGACCTCATTCGCCGGTTTGCTGCGGGCGGGGAGCAACTCATCGTGGTGGAGGAACTCGACCCCTTTATCGAGGAATGGGTGCGCCTGTTGGGCCTGCCCGTCCGGGGGAAGGACATCTTCCCCCTGGTGGGCGAACTGAGCCCCGAAGGGGTGCGGGCCGCCGCCCTGGAGGCCGGACTGATCTCCGAGAACGGGCACTCCCCCCTGGGGTCCGGCGGAGAGCCCATTCCCGGTCGGCCGCCGGTGATGTGCGCCGGGTGCGGGCACCGCGATGTCTTCTGGGTGCTGCATCGTCTCAAGGTGACGGTCAACTCCGATATCGGCTGCTACTCCTTAGGCGTCCAGCCGCCGCTCAGTGCCACCGACACCATCGGCGCCATGGGGGCCAGCATCGGCGTGGCCCAGGGGATGCTGCGCGCCGGCCTCAAAGGGCGTAATGTGGCCGTCATCGGCGACAGCACCTTCTTCCACACGGGTTTGCCAGCCCTGGCCTCGGCCGTGTACAACCAGACACCGGTCAAAGTCATCGTGCTGGACAACCGCACCACGGGGATGACCGGCCACCAGGGCAACCCTTCGTCTGGCAAAACCCTGCAAGGCCGACCGGGCAGGCACATTGACATCGCCGCCGTGGCCCGCGCCATGGGCGTTGAATTTGTGGCCACCGTGCCCGCCACCGAGTTGAAGCGGCTGGAAAAGACCATCAAAGAGGCCCTGGCTTATCAAGAGGGCCCGGCCGTGGTGGTGGTGGATTCGCCCTGCGTGTTCGAACGCACCTACAACCGCGAACCTTACAAAGTGATCGAGGAGGCCTGCAACGGCTGCACCATGTGCTTCCGCATCGGTTGCCCGGCCATTTACAAGAGCGAAAAACGGGACCCCAAGTATCAGCGGCCCCTGGCCGAAATCGACCCCGCCCTGTGTGTGGGCTGCGGTCTGTGCTACGATGTCTGCCCGCGGCAAGCCATCGAACCCGGCCCGCTGAAGCAGGTGGAACTCAGCCTCAGTTAA
- a CDS encoding alpha/beta hydrolase, with amino-acid sequence MAETLILQEKPLRVVAHSWPVTSPRGGVVLIHGLGEHSGRYAHVAQALNEIGLSVLAPDLPGHGRSGGRRGHFPSYEQVLDLIGLVLDRLGEAVGGRPLLLYGHSLGGNLVINYTLRRPQGLRGAVASGPWLRLAIQPPRWRVALARTVGRLLPAVTQPNGLDPHDLSHDPQVVQAYIGDPLVHDRISAGLFLSAYQAGLWALENATWLQVPLLLMHGTADRLTSPEASAAFCARAGSLCTLRLWEGLCHEVHNEPQKAEVLTALREWLESILASPAAA; translated from the coding sequence ATGGCCGAAACCCTGATTTTGCAAGAGAAGCCCCTGCGTGTGGTTGCCCATTCCTGGCCTGTCACCTCCCCTCGGGGAGGTGTTGTGCTCATTCACGGTCTGGGCGAGCATAGCGGGCGCTATGCCCATGTGGCCCAGGCCCTCAACGAGATCGGTTTGAGCGTGCTTGCGCCAGACCTGCCCGGCCACGGTCGCTCCGGGGGGCGACGCGGCCACTTCCCTTCTTACGAGCAGGTGCTGGACCTCATCGGCCTAGTCTTGGATCGCCTGGGCGAAGCCGTAGGCGGGCGGCCCCTCTTGCTTTATGGGCACAGCCTGGGCGGCAATCTGGTCATCAATTACACCCTGCGGCGTCCCCAGGGTTTGCGCGGCGCCGTGGCCAGCGGCCCCTGGCTGCGCCTCGCCATCCAACCCCCTCGCTGGCGGGTGGCCCTGGCCCGCACCGTAGGCCGCCTGTTGCCTGCCGTCACCCAGCCCAACGGCCTCGACCCCCACGACCTCTCCCACGACCCCCAGGTCGTGCAGGCTTACATCGGGGACCCTCTGGTCCACGATCGCATCAGCGCGGGGCTGTTCCTCTCGGCCTATCAGGCCGGGCTTTGGGCGCTGGAAAACGCCACGTGGTTGCAGGTGCCTTTGTTACTCATGCATGGCACCGCGGACCGGCTGACCTCCCCCGAGGCCAGCGCCGCGTTCTGCGCCCGCGCCGGTTCGCTGTGCACCCTGCGCCTTTGGGAGGGGCTTTGCCACGAGGTGCACAACGAACCCCAAAAGGCCGAGGTGCTGACCGCCTTGCGCGAATGGCTGGAAAGTATCCTCGCCTCCCCCGCTGCGGCATAA
- a CDS encoding GNAT family N-acetyltransferase translates to MNAAPVTQTGLWIRHGTSADGNRILPLIYFEPYVHQQPGWRPVLDYITSPSVFLLLQKDDLPQAVWLASIEEDAVSWLRLFAVTYTLSPQEAWTQLWSQALPVLQQAGVERLYALGTKGWLRSLLEGAGFRQGTTVRNLAWRRQPLPPRRPLPAEITLRPMELSDLEAALALDRLAFPNPWKMTRPDIERVFHEATASTVAVSPRGIVGYHISTSGVRGGHLARLAVHPQAQRRGIGYALVYDALTHFAQEGAEWVTVNTWSDNLAAIQLYHRFGFHFLPEEHPLYCLDLAPEGA, encoded by the coding sequence ATGAACGCCGCGCCCGTAACCCAAACCGGCCTGTGGATACGCCACGGCACCTCGGCCGATGGAAACCGTATCCTGCCGTTGATCTACTTTGAACCTTATGTGCACCAACAACCGGGATGGCGTCCCGTTCTGGACTACATCACCTCCCCCTCGGTGTTCCTCCTGCTCCAAAAGGACGACCTGCCCCAGGCCGTATGGCTGGCTTCCATTGAAGAAGACGCTGTGAGTTGGCTACGGCTTTTCGCCGTAACCTATACTTTGTCCCCCCAGGAAGCCTGGACGCAACTGTGGAGCCAGGCCCTGCCGGTCCTACAGCAGGCGGGGGTAGAGCGGCTCTACGCCCTGGGCACCAAAGGCTGGCTGCGCTCCCTGCTGGAAGGTGCCGGCTTCCGGCAGGGCACCACGGTGCGCAACCTCGCCTGGCGACGGCAACCCCTGCCGCCGCGGCGCCCGCTGCCCGCGGAAATCACCCTGCGCCCCATGGAGCTCTCGGATTTGGAAGCCGCCCTGGCCCTGGACCGCCTGGCCTTCCCGAACCCCTGGAAAATGACCCGTCCGGACATCGAGCGGGTGTTCCATGAAGCCACTGCGAGCACAGTAGCCGTCTCGCCCCGGGGGATCGTGGGCTACCACATCAGCACTTCGGGCGTGCGCGGCGGGCACCTGGCCCGCCTGGCCGTCCATCCCCAGGCCCAACGTCGGGGCATCGGCTACGCCCTGGTCTACGACGCCCTGACCCACTTCGCTCAGGAAGGCGCCGAATGGGTCACGGTGAACACCTGGAGCGACAACCTGGCCGCCATTCAACTGTATCACCGCTTCGGCTTCCACTTCCTACCCGAAGAACATCCGCTCTATTGCCTGGACCTGGCCCCTGAAGGAGCCTGA
- a CDS encoding transcriptional regulator produces the protein MDYEKARLLRARRLGVLLRDARLAKGQSLKECAAALGISPATLRAYERGDQAPSLPELEALAYHFGLPLEHFWGREILSDDPSPLASLPLKQLIALRQRIIGAKLRQIREQRGLSLKALAAEAQLPVGRLRSYEYGQKPIPLPELETLAAILQVSLDAFLDADGPLGAWRKQQKEIAGFLELPEPLREFVSQPINRPYLELAQRLSEMSVDKLRAVAEGLLEITL, from the coding sequence ATGGACTACGAAAAAGCCCGTTTGTTGCGAGCCAGGCGTTTGGGTGTGCTTCTGCGGGACGCCCGCCTGGCCAAAGGACAGAGCCTGAAAGAATGCGCCGCGGCCCTGGGCATCTCGCCCGCCACCTTGCGGGCCTACGAGCGCGGCGATCAAGCGCCCTCGCTGCCCGAACTGGAAGCCCTGGCGTATCACTTTGGCCTGCCGCTGGAACACTTCTGGGGGCGCGAGATCCTTTCCGACGACCCCTCCCCGCTGGCTTCGCTTCCGTTGAAACAACTCATCGCCCTGCGCCAGCGCATCATCGGCGCCAAACTGCGCCAGATTCGTGAACAGCGCGGGCTATCGCTAAAAGCCCTGGCCGCGGAGGCGCAGCTTCCCGTGGGGCGGCTGCGCAGTTACGAATACGGCCAAAAACCCATCCCCCTCCCCGAACTGGAAACCTTAGCCGCCATCCTCCAGGTTTCCCTGGACGCGTTTCTGGACGCAGACGGCCCCTTAGGCGCCTGGCGCAAACAGCAAAAGGAAATCGCGGGCTTTCTGGAACTCCCCGAGCCGTTACGCGAGTTCGTCAGCCAACCCATCAACCGCCCCTACCTGGAACTGGCGCAGCGGCTGAGCGAAATGAGCGTGGACAAACTGCGTGCCGTGGCCGAGGGGCTACTGGAAATCACTTTGTAG